GGGGAAAAAGTTTGGCTAATGCGCCGGCATCTCACTCAATCTTGATGAAAAGTCCACAGCCGAGAAGCCAGTTATTCAAAAACTGGTTCTCTTCCAATTTGAACTTGTATTTGGCCGCACCCCAGCCTCCCCATTTTCCGCCGTATGCCGCGACTACTCCAGCTGCGCCGGTAAGATAATTGATGGCGTCTCCCTGTCCGCCGTTACTCTGGAGTCCCGGTCCGGCGAGGGGTCCAATATAAAACGGTTTACTCGGCAGCGGATGAAACAGATAGCAAAACTCTGTCCCCAGGGTTCCGCCCGTTCCGGCATCGCCGTAGGTTATGGCGTAAACATTCCCGCTGACCGGAATGGTAGAACCAATCGTAACCGCTATCTTCCCTTCGTCCCAGCGAACGCCAGTTATGAAAGAAGCGGTCGTCTCATCGGTGACCTTGTATGCGAAGGCAAAAGTTTCACCTGAAACAATAAAAACAAACAGCGCTATAAGAGTCAGCCTGAAAAGCGATTTCACTCTGTCACCTCCTCGTAGGTTTGCTTGAAAATTTCCGGCTTGCAGGGGTAAAGCTCCCCGGCTATGCCCCTGATTATCATATCACCCGGCTCGGCGCGAAGAAGGCCCTCCAGCGTCTCAACATAGAGAACCGATTCAACCGGTCCGGCCGCCGCCACTTCCACCGGCTTCTTTCTGACCGGCCTGAACTCAAATTGCGGGATAATCGGCTCGCCATGCTCATTGAGAATCCGAGACACTGGGCTTACCTACCTTTCCGGCGCCAAGACTGAATCCGGCCGCCCCTTTGACAATGGGACGAAGCCCGACATATGTCAGAATGGCATATATCGATTCCTCCGGTAAATCAGGAAAGGCCCCTTTAAGAGCGCCGATGCCTATCGCCAGCCAGAACTCGGTCGTCTGATAGGCCGGCTTTCCGCCAGGCGGTCCAATTATCTGCCCTATCATCGAGGCGCCTACCCAGGTGAGCAGCCCCAGAAAGGCTTCGCTGGGTATCCCGGGCACATACTTTGAGAGAATGGCCAGCAGGGCGGTGGCGATAAGAACCACCAACTGCCAGACCTTGGAAAATCCATCCATAGATTGTTCGCTCCTTTCTATTTCTTCTTGGCTGATTTCCGCTCTGGAGCGCCCGCCTTGAGCTTCTTCATATGCTCCCACTGCTTGTCGGAAATCTCTCCCTTTTCATGCAGCACGGCCATCTTGCGGCGCTGCGCTTTGCTTACTGACGGCAAAAAGGATCACCTCCTTCCGGTTAAAATGCCTTCCATCTCCATTTGATAGCGTAGATTATCGCGGCCGCCCCGAGTACGGCCGGAATGAAATAAATATCCAGCCCTTCGCGGTCGAAACTCTCATATATCAGAAATCCGTTGGCGGCCAGACCTACAAACATAATCGCCATGTCTATGCTCTTCTGAATGAGATATTTTCTCCAGAGCGGCATTCTCAATCCTCCGCGAAGGGGTCGACAAATTTCATCAGAAAATTCGCCCTCTGAATGGGGCGGATTTTTATATAAGCATTCTGCTTTATAGCATCTGCTATATCATCCGTCGTACTGTCGCCACCGGAAGCCCCTACGGAGAACTTATCCGAAAGGCAGAATTCCACATGAAAGATTCTGGCGTTGACCCCGGCATAGAAGACCAGACAGCCGGAGAAGGGCGCGAGAACTTCTTTCTTGCGAAATTTCTCAAATAGTCC
This Candidatus Zixiibacteriota bacterium DNA region includes the following protein-coding sequences:
- a CDS encoding NlpC/P60 family protein, whose protein sequence is MLDETPKPLDIARLTAISYIGTHYLWGGDDPLAGFDCSGFVIEILRSAGKLPLDGDWTAAGLFEKFRKKEVLAPFSGCLVFYAGVNARIFHVEFCLSDKFSVGASGGDSTTDDIADAIKQNAYIKIRPIQRANFLMKFVDPFAED